The following proteins are encoded in a genomic region of Drosophila miranda strain MSH22 chromosome 4, D.miranda_PacBio2.1, whole genome shotgun sequence:
- the LOC108164133 gene encoding casein kinase I — translation MKSQTQAPMKDSTPSGHNRKPSLHLDNQLVGGKYRVVKRIGSGSFGDIYLGVCLKDASEVAIKVERNEAKYPQLAYEAKVYQKLAKNPGFPTLKHFGCEQHFKAMVIELLGPSLEELFTTCKRRFSLKTVLMVADQLLSRLENLHAIGFIHRDIKPDNFLMGTGKQAHKLFLIDFGLSKRYMDTESLLHIPFRKDRNLTGTVRYASVNAQKGIEQSRRDDLESMCHCLMYFNLGKLPWQGIAAASKKQKYEMILEKKSGTKIEELCKAFPSEFAVFMKYIRSMRFNEDPDYNYMRQLFRLLSRTLNYQYDNVFDWSLMKQQKLERQRERDQERARGITGARLSLAKKGDHLQLSSGLKYSHCAVGDGSPTCIRK, via the coding sequence ATGAAGTCTCAGACACAAGCACCGATGAAGGACAGCACTCCTTCTGGACACAACCGAAAGCCGTCACTGCACTTGGACAACCAGCTGGTCGGCGGCAAGTACCGGGTGGTGAAGCGCATCGGCTCGGGCTCCTTTGGCGACATCTATCTGGGGGTCTGCTTGAAGGACGCCTCCGAGGTGGCCATCAAGGTGGAGAGAAACGAGGCCAAGTATCCGCAGCTGGCGTACGAGGCGAAGGTGTACCAGAAGTTGGCCAAGAACCCGGGGTTTCCCACCCTCAAGCACTTCGGCTGCGAGCAGCACTTCAAGGCCATGGTGATCGAGCTGCTGGGACCCTCGCTGGAGGAGCTATTTACCACGTGCAAGCGCCGCTTCTCATTGAAGACGGTGCTCATGGTCGCCGATCAGCTGCTGTCCCGTCTGGAGAATCTCCACGCCATCGGATTCATCCACCGCGACATCAAGCCGGACAACTTCCTGATGGGCACGGGCAAGCAGGCCCACAAGCTCTTCCTCATCGATTTTGGTCTGTCCAAGCGATACATGGATACCGAGTCGCTCCTGCACATACCCTTTCGCAAGGATCGCAACTTGACGGGCACCGTGCGCTACGCGTCCGTCAACGCCCAGAAGGGGATAGAGCAGTCGCGGCGCGACGATCTGGAGTCGATGTGCCACTGCCTGATGTACTTCAATCTGGGCAAGCTGCCGTGGCAGGGCATCGCCGCCGCCAGCAAGAAGCAGAAGTACGAGATGATTCTGGAGAAGAAGAGCGGCACGAAGATCGAGGAGCTCTGCAAGGCGTTTCCCTCCGAGTTCGCCGTGTTCATGAAGTACATCCGCAGCATGCGCTTCAACGAGGATCCCGACTACAACTACATGCGACAGCTGTTCCGCCTCCTATCGCGCACCCTGAACTACCAGTACGACAACGTATTCGACTGGTCGCTGATGAAGCAGCAGAAGCTGGAGCGGCAGCGCGAGCGCGACCAGGAGCGGGCACGTGGGATCACCGGGGCGCGTCTGTCCCTCGCCAAGAAGGGCGACCACTTGCAGCTCAGCTCCGGGCTCAAGTACAGCCACTGTGCCGTGGGCGACGGCTCGCCAACCTGCATCAGAAAGTGA